CCTCTTGCTTACTTTTTTTTATCTGATCTTCAATGTTCTTAATTTGATCGGCAGTACATCCCTGATACATAATATTTACTCCTTGATTTCCTTCATAGTTATTAAAATGATTTGTGAAAGCAGATTTCTCTTGGTAAGTTAGAATGTATTCAGGAGCAACTTCAAAAATTTCTGCCAATTCATATAGCCTGGACACAGACACATCAGCAACATTGTTTTCTATGTTACTATAAGCTTTTGGGGTTATTCCTAATGCTTTTGCTACCTGTTCTTTTGATAGCTTTTTTTCTTTTTCGCGGATATCACGAATATTATCTCCGATTTTCATATTTATAGAGTTTTTTAGAAATCAATATTATTTTTTTTAAGTAAAGCTTCCAATAAAGCAATTCTTTTCTGTTCACTTTCCAAAAGCTGCTGCTGTAGCTCATAAATTTTTTCCTTATTACTAAGCATACTGCCTACGCTCGTTTCAATATTCTGGTGCATAATGTTAACCCCTTTATTCTCAGGGTAATTATGGAAATAGTTATAAAACTCCTTTTTTGAAGATTTGTATGTAAGAATGTACTGGGGACTACATTCAAAAATTTCCGCAATTTGCTCCAGTTTTTTCATTGAAAGATCTGTGCGATTGTTTTCTATATTGGCGTAAGCGCGAGTTGACATATTTAACCGTTCAGCAACATAGCTTCTCTTAAAGTTTTTTTCAACTTCTCGAATCTCGCGTATGTTATCACCGATTTTCATAAATACAAGCGTTTCAAAAATCAAACTCGATATTATTTTGCCGCAAAAGTTTTTCCAGTTTGGGTATCCTGTTTAATTCTTCTGCATAAAGTTCTTTGTATGCCTGCCTAATCTTCTCCTGGTCTATTCCCTGCACATGAATATTTACACCCGAATTTCCGTTGTGATTAAAGAAGAAATTCCTAATCCCTGTAATTGGTTTATTGAGCGTAATCAAATCGGCAACTTCAAGCGATAATAAACGTGATATTGCTTCAAGCATAGAAAGTGTTATGTCCCTCTCATCCCTTTCGATAGCTTCATATTCTTCTACACTGATATTTAGCTCTTGCGCCATAAAAGTTTTTTCGATCTTTTGAGCGGTCCTTAGCTGACTAATGTTACTTCCGATTTTCATATTCCAATGCTTATTATTTTACCAAATATAGTAAAACTTCCAATATGGAACAAATTCTTCCTAATTGGTTGTACAATCCAGAGGTGCAACCTCCCGTAATCATCGGTTATTTGTATAACAACCAATAAAGATGATAAGATTGACGGACAAGTATAAACAATATTGCTGCTTTTCCATAGCTGGACAAGGCAAGCCCGTTGTTTTATTTTTCTCCCTTAAATTCAACCTTCGCACCATCATTAAAAGTCCGGTTTAAAGTAGCGATACACCTCATGGAGTATTTACTATTTATAAACCTAACTATATCACTTAATGATGAGCGTATCACTATGTAACAAGATTTTTTTTTCAATTACTTGCCGCCGTTTAGCACTGGGAACGTTTGGTAGGATTGTGAGCAGAACCGGCAAGTATTTTTTGCTACTGGTTTTTCTCATGTATGCAGCCATCCAACAGCAGAGCCACGCACAAGTGGCTTCTGCTAAGGCTGCTAACACCTTTAAACCCACCCCGCTTGCCATCGGCGACAAGATCCCCGATGAACTTTGGAACCTGCCCTTGCAAGTGGTAAACCATCCCCAGGGCAAGAAGACCATTACCCTAAGCGAGTACAAGGATAAGCTGATCATACTGGATTTTTGGGCCACCTATTGCTCACCCTGTATTAAAAACTTTCCAAAACTACATGCCTTACAAAATGAATTTGGCGACAAAATAAAAGTGCTGGCAGTAACCCAAGAGGATACAGATAAAATAACCAGGTTTTTTAAAACTGGTGCAGGTAAAGGACACACTTACGTCAATTCGGTTATTAATGATAGTTTTCTTTCTGAATACTTTCCATTTATCGGCGTTCCGCATATAGTATGGATAAACCCCGCTGGCAAATTATTAAATACTACCCGTGCGGATGAGGTAACCCATGCTAATATAAAAGCTGTTGTAGATAACGAAAATACACAAATGGTGACCAAAAAACTTATTGACCCTAATACGCCATTGTTCCTTTCCAAATACCTCATAGACGGATTACAGATACAGGCATTTTCCATTTTTACCAAAGGTGAGTATTCCGGACTTCCGGGGGGAAATGTTTTCAGAAGAACCAAAGATGGTAAAGTATATGGCAGACAAATCACCAATACCTCAATGATGAATATATATCATGCTACAGTGGACGAGCTATTTAATCGAAATGGTGAACAGTTCTCTACAAGTCGCATGATAGTGGAGGTTAAAAAACCTGCTTTTTTAAGTTTAATAAAGAAAGATAATGGCGAATATGAGAAGTCTAACCAGTATAACTATGAAATGATTGTTCCTGAAGACAAAGCCGACAGTCTATTCTATTATATGCTACAAGACCTTAACCGCTATTCGGACTATAACGGCACAATTGAGAAGCGAATGGTTGACTGTCTTGTTTTAGTTAGAACCTCTAAAAAGGACAAAATAAAAAGCAAAGGAGGAAAATCAAAGAACACTTTTCCGGCATCGCCTTCCATAATAATTAATCAAAAACTTAGTAACATGATTAATATGATTAGTGATGATACTCCTATTACGCTACCCATAGTTGACGAAACTGGCTATACCTCCAATGTGGATATCGAGGTTTCAGCGGTTACTGATTTAGCGAGTTTTAAGAAAGAATTGAACAGGTACGACCTTGACCTAATACCAGCAAAAAGAAGCCTCAATATGTTCGTGATAAAGGACAAATAACTGCTTCCATTTTTTTACGATTTAACTCAATTGATGAATGAAATTTTTTATACCTCTTATTACATTACTTATCATATCAGGCACATTGTATGCCCAACGACAAATTATGGGCAAGGTGATTAGTCGTAATGATAATATGCCTATCGAGGGAGCGAGTATTTCCTTGCAAGGGACAAATACAACAGTAAGTACCGACGGCAGGGGTTACTTTACTATACAAACAGCAAATGGAAATATCGCTGTTTTGACAATTAGCCATGTAGGTTACGAGCCATCTATGCTAACCGTGAACCTCCCGCAAACAGATACTTTAAAAATCCGTTTAAATGCCTCATCCCGTTTGTTGGACGAAGTGGAAGTAGTATCAACAGGGTATCAGAAAATACCTAAAGAGCGGGCAACAGGTTCGTTTGCTACGGTAAGCAACG
The genomic region above belongs to Chitinophaga sp. 180180018-3 and contains:
- a CDS encoding helix-turn-helix transcriptional regulator — encoded protein: MKIGDNIRDIREKEKKLSKEQVAKALGITPKAYSNIENNVADVSVSRLYELAEIFEVAPEYILTYQEKSAFTNHFNNYEGNQGVNIMYQGCTADQIKNIEDQIKKSKQEASRLQAKTRNN
- a CDS encoding helix-turn-helix transcriptional regulator, producing the protein MKIGDNIREIREVEKNFKRSYVAERLNMSTRAYANIENNRTDLSMKKLEQIAEIFECSPQYILTYKSSKKEFYNYFHNYPENKGVNIMHQNIETSVGSMLSNKEKIYELQQQLLESEQKRIALLEALLKKNNIDF
- a CDS encoding helix-turn-helix transcriptional regulator, whose amino-acid sequence is MKIGSNISQLRTAQKIEKTFMAQELNISVEEYEAIERDERDITLSMLEAISRLLSLEVADLITLNKPITGIRNFFFNHNGNSGVNIHVQGIDQEKIRQAYKELYAEELNRIPKLEKLLRQNNIEFDF
- a CDS encoding TlpA family protein disulfide reductase; protein product: MMSVSLCNKIFFSITCRRLALGTFGRIVSRTGKYFLLLVFLMYAAIQQQSHAQVASAKAANTFKPTPLAIGDKIPDELWNLPLQVVNHPQGKKTITLSEYKDKLIILDFWATYCSPCIKNFPKLHALQNEFGDKIKVLAVTQEDTDKITRFFKTGAGKGHTYVNSVINDSFLSEYFPFIGVPHIVWINPAGKLLNTTRADEVTHANIKAVVDNENTQMVTKKLIDPNTPLFLSKYLIDGLQIQAFSIFTKGEYSGLPGGNVFRRTKDGKVYGRQITNTSMMNIYHATVDELFNRNGEQFSTSRMIVEVKKPAFLSLIKKDNGEYEKSNQYNYEMIVPEDKADSLFYYMLQDLNRYSDYNGTIEKRMVDCLVLVRTSKKDKIKSKGGKSKNTFPASPSIIINQKLSNMINMISDDTPITLPIVDETGYTSNVDIEVSAVTDLASFKKELNRYDLDLIPAKRSLNMFVIKDK